Below is a window of Halanaerobiales bacterium DNA.
AGTTGTGCTGTGAAAAAAGCAATAAAAGATGGTGATTTAAAAGAAGAAAGATTAAAGAATTTTCATAAGATGAAAAGAGAAATGAGATATCAAAAATTAAAGAAAATGAAATCTGCTAAT
It encodes the following:
- a CDS encoding ribosome small subunit-dependent GTPase (EngC; RsgA; CpgA; circularly permuted GTPase; ribosome small subunit-dependent GTPase A; has the pattern G4-G1-G3 as opposed to other GTPases; interacts strongly with 30S ribosome which stimulates GTPase activity) — protein: MREIQLWNNESGITSTFKDIKNLSKNCKFNDCTHTHEPSCAVKKAIKDGDLKEERLKNFHKMKREMRYQKLKKMKSAN